The Methanosphaera sp. BMS genome contains a region encoding:
- a CDS encoding ferredoxin family protein, whose amino-acid sequence MLKVNQKYCLGCGACVIVCPVNQSICPEISGGSGPNTTEVIMLVENGVVTLFHPEKCQKCMKCNQTCPTKAIYHKEN is encoded by the coding sequence ATGTTAAAAGTTAATCAAAAGTATTGTTTAGGATGTGGGGCATGTGTAATAGTGTGTCCGGTTAATCAAAGTATATGTCCGGAAATCAGTGGTGGAAGTGGTCCGAATACAACGGAAGTAATAATGCTAGTTGAAAATGGTGTTGTAACGTTATTCCATCCGGAAAAATGTCAAAAATGTATGAAATGTAATCAAACATGTCCAACAAAGGCTATTTATCATAAGGAGAATTAA
- a CDS encoding 4Fe-4S binding protein: MAVIIDTTKCNGVDACPAGGLCIEICALNAMENVNGKPKVNEEACPECGLCVMNCPNEAISKSGD; this comes from the coding sequence ATGGCAGTGATTATAGATACAACCAAATGTAATGGAGTGGACGCTTGTCCTGCGGGTGGATTATGTATAGAGATATGTGCTCTGAATGCCATGGAAAATGTGAATGGCAAACCAAAAGTAAATGAGGAAGCATGTCCTGAATGTGGATTATGCGTCATGAATTGTCCTAACGAGGCTATCTCTAAATCTGGAGATTAG
- a CDS encoding Mtc1 family protein: MSNEKIVDNNPENCKPKHIKGANPKSVRNLHKNTIKPKSASEDVNIDKNPSSEDTEYQNAASYIKSKLDIKLTKRNKPGLSEIILRKNEERKQKEQELKAKAEAEKAKLEAKKQEKEQELKAKAEAEKAKAEAKKQEKEQELKAKTDAEKAKAETIIEKAKEETKTMKDVVKEEIKGATTKVKENIGEAKTKVEEEATKVKEEAKVIKDVVKEELKPKPKEEAKAEAEPAPTGPSFTQQLRQQNKIQTGTLEQTETPEKETKTETPKPETKEAPKAEAEPAPAGLSFTQQLRQQNKIQTGTLEQTETPEKETKTETPKEETKEAPKAEAEPAPAGLSFTQQLRQQNKIQTGTLEQTETPKEETKEEAKEAPKEEAPAESTGEVKTFIDLIRSEKLL, encoded by the coding sequence ATGAGTAATGAAAAAATTGTAGATAATAATCCAGAAAACTGTAAACCAAAACATATTAAAGGAGCAAATCCTAAATCTGTTCGTAATTTACACAAGAATACGATTAAACCAAAAAGTGCATCAGAAGATGTGAATATTGACAAAAATCCTTCTTCAGAAGACACAGAATACCAAAACGCTGCCAGTTATATTAAATCAAAACTAGACATTAAATTAACTAAAAGAAACAAACCAGGATTATCAGAGATAATTCTCAGAAAAAATGAAGAGAGAAAACAGAAAGAACAAGAATTAAAAGCAAAAGCCGAAGCTGAAAAAGCAAAACTTGAAGCCAAAAAACAAGAAAAAGAACAAGAATTAAAAGCAAAAGCCGAAGCTGAAAAAGCAAAAGCTGAAGCTAAAAAACAAGAAAAAGAACAAGAATTAAAAGCAAAAACTGATGCTGAAAAAGCAAAAGCTGAAACAATAATAGAAAAAGCAAAAGAAGAAACCAAAACAATGAAAGATGTTGTCAAAGAAGAAATCAAAGGAGCTACAACAAAAGTCAAAGAAAACATTGGAGAAGCCAAAACAAAAGTTGAAGAAGAAGCAACCAAAGTCAAAGAAGAAGCCAAAGTAATCAAAGATGTTGTCAAAGAGGAACTTAAACCAAAACCTAAAGAAGAAGCAAAAGCTGAAGCAGAACCAGCACCAACAGGGCCTTCATTCACACAACAACTAAGACAACAAAACAAAATACAAACAGGAACACTAGAACAAACAGAAACACCAGAAAAAGAAACAAAAACAGAAACACCAAAACCAGAAACAAAAGAAGCACCAAAAGCAGAAGCAGAACCAGCACCAGCAGGACTTTCATTCACACAACAACTAAGACAACAAAACAAAATACAAACAGGAACACTAGAACAAACAGAAACACCAGAAAAAGAAACAAAAACAGAAACACCAAAAGAAGAAACTAAAGAAGCACCAAAAGCAGAAGCAGAACCAGCACCAGCAGGACTTTCATTCACACAACAACTAAGACAACAAAACAAAATACAAACAGGAACACTAGAACAAACAGAAACACCAAAAGAAGAAACTAAAGAAGAAGCTAAAGAAGCACCAAAAGAAGAAGCTCCAGCTGAAAGTACCGGTGAAGTAAAAACATTTATTGATTTGATAAGATCTGAAAAATTACTTTAA
- a CDS encoding DUF128 domain-containing protein: MMEILRILNSEDKVLGAKHISNELRKRGYSLGERAVRYHMRILDEKGFTEKIGHKGRIITQEGKNELNNGLIFDQVDFAYSRFQERIYNISLDLSSATGLVIANISSVNQLDAKDTIESVFEYGLAVSKNIMYTKSDDTEYIKTVCGTTIDGVFQKNGIISRPSYGGLVKVEDNTPLEFVEQIAYEKTSITPLEAFSGKGNTSILDVISSGDGVIPANFRTIPMTKQKQAKQLLSQLNDIGIGGLIKMGKPGESVLGINVPEGMIGVSIIGGITPVCAAQEDGYDLNVKLADEFVSYESMTSVKYNTRPILSNATKKASNVSFVLEKIFNLMSQVTFDYNTYEGDIITNISYVNKENLDESLEIINNLYKDYPHYFMGDKYALLDDKEGKVGIATICGLTVDGILTNNGIVSIPIYSGLLDIDKRQPRFIELISYTGSSVDPHEIFINKDMCNIATVDGNSDKILASVHSVPYIARDDALDIFDSISDIGFNFLDIGKPNQYIYNSKIDMYHFGYATAGGLNPIEKVKESDVSVDVKSIEKIMDFKYFETF; encoded by the coding sequence ATGATGGAAATACTAAGAATTTTAAATTCAGAAGATAAAGTTCTAGGTGCAAAGCACATATCCAATGAATTAAGAAAAAGAGGATATTCCTTAGGTGAAAGGGCAGTAAGATATCATATGAGAATCTTGGATGAAAAAGGATTTACAGAGAAAATTGGGCACAAGGGAAGAATAATCACTCAGGAAGGAAAAAATGAACTCAACAACGGGTTGATATTCGACCAAGTTGACTTTGCATATTCCAGATTCCAGGAAAGAATATATAATATCTCACTTGACTTGTCATCTGCTACTGGATTGGTTATTGCAAATATTTCCTCAGTAAATCAATTAGATGCAAAAGATACTATTGAATCAGTATTTGAATATGGATTGGCAGTAAGTAAAAACATAATGTACACCAAATCGGATGATACCGAGTATATAAAGACGGTCTGTGGGACAACAATCGATGGAGTTTTCCAAAAAAATGGAATCATATCCAGACCATCCTATGGGGGATTAGTAAAGGTGGAGGACAACACTCCCCTGGAATTCGTAGAACAGATAGCCTATGAAAAAACATCGATAACGCCGCTTGAAGCATTTTCCGGAAAAGGAAACACATCCATCCTTGACGTGATATCATCGGGTGACGGAGTAATTCCGGCAAACTTCCGGACAATACCAATGACAAAACAAAAACAGGCAAAACAACTTTTGTCTCAACTTAATGACATAGGCATTGGTGGCTTAATCAAGATGGGAAAACCGGGTGAGTCTGTACTGGGTATAAACGTACCCGAAGGCATGATTGGTGTGTCAATCATAGGGGGCATAACACCTGTATGTGCAGCTCAAGAAGATGGATACGACTTGAATGTTAAACTGGCCGATGAATTTGTAAGTTATGAATCAATGACATCCGTTAAGTATAATACACGGCCGATATTATCCAATGCCACTAAAAAAGCAAGCAACGTTTCATTTGTACTTGAAAAAATATTTAATCTGATGTCACAGGTAACCTTTGATTACAATACATATGAAGGGGACATAATAACAAATATCTCATATGTCAACAAGGAAAATCTGGATGAATCATTGGAGATAATCAATAACCTGTACAAGGATTACCCTCATTACTTTATGGGAGACAAATATGCATTGTTGGATGATAAAGAGGGAAAAGTGGGTATTGCAACAATATGTGGTCTGACGGTTGATGGTATTTTGACAAATAATGGAATAGTGTCCATACCAATCTATAGTGGACTATTGGATATTGACAAAAGACAGCCTCGATTCATAGAGCTGATATCATATACAGGTTCATCGGTGGATCCTCATGAAATATTCATCAATAAGGACATGTGTAATATAGCTACCGTTGACGGAAATTCCGATAAGATATTGGCAAGTGTCCACTCGGTACCGTATATAGCAAGGGATGATGCGTTGGATATCTTTGACTCAATAAGTGATATAGGTTTTAACTTCTTGGATATAGGTAAACCAAATCAATATATATACAATTCAAAGATTGACATGTATCATTTTGGATATGCGACTGCGGGTGGATTGAATCCTATTGAAAAGGTAAAAGAGTCAGATGTAAGTGTTGATGTCAAATCCATTGAAAAAATCATGGACTTCAAGTATTTTGAAACCTTCTGA
- a CDS encoding DUF126 domain-containing protein, which produces MSNEIKCRVISKGIEEGEAIVTKDSISFLGGVDPDTGIVIDKKHELYDQCITDKILIIPSGKGSTVGSYVIYQMIKNNTAPKAIICQNAEPIIAIGAIISKIPMVDQPDVDIINLIKSDDLVKVNADEGYIQIQ; this is translated from the coding sequence ATGTCTAATGAGATTAAATGTAGAGTAATATCAAAAGGAATTGAAGAAGGAGAAGCTATTGTAACTAAAGATTCCATAAGCTTTTTAGGTGGAGTTGACCCTGATACAGGTATTGTTATTGATAAAAAACATGAACTGTATGACCAATGTATAACCGATAAGATATTAATCATTCCTTCAGGAAAAGGTTCAACGGTAGGTTCATATGTTATTTATCAAATGATCAAAAACAACACCGCTCCAAAGGCAATAATTTGCCAAAATGCTGAGCCCATCATTGCAATTGGTGCTATAATATCCAAAATTCCTATGGTCGATCAACCTGATGTTGATATTATCAACCTCATTAAATCAGATGATTTGGTTAAAGTAAACGCTGACGAAGGATATATTCAAATCCAATAA
- the thiC gene encoding phosphomethylpyrimidine synthase — protein sequence MTQIEDAKKGIITPEMKYVAEKENISQEKLCRYIAEGKVVIPKNKNRDTLPTGIGKDLHTKINANIGSSTEKEDINIELEKVDVLVEYGADAVMDLSTGPKLEEIRQKILEKTNIPLGTVPIYEAGAQTLKENKNIVDMDDDAIFKTIAKQAKEGVDFITVHCGINRENVKAVKNSGRLMGIVSRGGALTAAWILHNDKENPLYKEFDYLLEICHEDDVTLSLGDGLRPGCIHDATDISQIRELTTLGQLVKRSREANVQVMVEGPGHVPITQVKANMQIQKTICDHAPFYVLGPLVTDVAPGYDHINAAIGASIAGSSGADFLCYVTPAEHLSIPTVEHVKEGVIASKIAAEVSDIAKEIPSTLQREYDMAVARENFDWEKQFELAIDGKTARQIYENGGASDDEMCSMCGEFCAIKMVKRYEK from the coding sequence TTGACACAAATTGAAGATGCAAAAAAGGGAATTATAACCCCTGAAATGAAATATGTAGCAGAAAAAGAAAATATATCTCAAGAAAAGTTATGTAGATATATAGCAGAAGGAAAAGTAGTAATTCCTAAAAATAAAAATAGAGATACACTCCCTACAGGAATTGGAAAAGATTTACATACAAAAATTAATGCCAATATAGGTTCCTCCACGGAAAAGGAAGACATAAATATAGAACTGGAGAAAGTAGACGTACTTGTAGAGTACGGAGCAGATGCCGTGATGGATTTAAGTACCGGGCCAAAACTTGAAGAAATAAGACAGAAAATACTTGAAAAAACCAACATTCCACTGGGAACCGTGCCGATATACGAAGCAGGTGCTCAAACGTTAAAGGAAAATAAAAACATTGTGGACATGGATGATGATGCAATATTCAAAACCATAGCAAAACAGGCAAAGGAAGGTGTTGACTTCATAACAGTTCACTGCGGAATAAACAGGGAAAATGTGAAGGCCGTTAAAAATTCAGGCAGATTGATGGGAATTGTCAGTAGAGGAGGAGCATTGACTGCTGCTTGGATACTGCACAACGATAAGGAAAATCCGTTATACAAGGAATTTGATTACCTATTGGAGATATGTCATGAAGATGATGTGACATTATCACTCGGAGATGGATTAAGACCGGGCTGTATCCATGATGCAACCGACATAAGCCAGATAAGGGAATTAACGACACTTGGACAACTGGTAAAAAGATCCCGAGAAGCAAACGTACAGGTAATGGTTGAAGGACCGGGACATGTACCCATAACACAAGTAAAAGCCAATATGCAAATACAAAAAACAATATGTGATCATGCTCCATTCTACGTATTGGGACCATTGGTAACGGATGTTGCTCCAGGATATGACCATATTAATGCGGCTATCGGTGCAAGTATAGCCGGTTCAAGCGGAGCCGATTTCCTATGTTATGTTACACCTGCAGAACATCTGTCCATACCAACCGTTGAACATGTTAAAGAGGGCGTGATAGCTTCCAAAATAGCTGCGGAAGTATCGGACATTGCAAAGGAAATTCCATCAACACTCCAACGTGAATATGACATGGCTGTGGCAAGAGAAAACTTTGACTGGGAAAAACAATTTGAGTTGGCAATAGATGGTAAAACCGCCCGTCAAATATATGAAAATGGCGGAGCATCAGATGATGAGATGTGCAGTATGTGTGGAGAATTCTGTGCTATTAAAATGGTTAAAAGGTATGAAAAATAG
- the glnA gene encoding type I glutamate--ammonia ligase: MSKRDEQIDQVIKKIDEYGSKFLRFQFCDIHGTPKNMAISMNKPEDAEDVINNGLLFDGSSVAGFVDINDSDLLLKPDISTFSTLPWRPEEKGSCRFICDVYHTDGTPFEGDPRGVLKKSLKLAEERGYQYNMGPEPEFFIVDEDEYGNLIPADEADYFDVEPLDSGTDLRREIVLGLEQLDFNIEVSHHEAAPGQHEIDFRFADAMKTADAVVTFKQAIKAFVANLGHKVTFMPKPFFGVNGSGMHCNQSLFKDGKNIFYDPDTETQLSQEALYFIGGLLKHAKALSAILSPTVNSYKRLVPGYEAPCYIAYGLKNRSTYLRIPASRGLGTRIECRSPDPSCNPYLAFAVLLEAGLEGMDKKIDPGEPTEFNAFEYTPEELAQKGVDTLPTSLWEAYHSLEKDEVVQNALGEHVYNQFYNIKRAEWDDYRIQVFDYEREKFLNI, from the coding sequence ATGTCAAAAAGAGATGAACAGATAGACCAAGTAATCAAGAAAATAGATGAATACGGGTCTAAATTTTTAAGATTTCAATTTTGTGATATTCACGGTACGCCAAAGAACATGGCAATATCCATGAATAAGCCGGAAGATGCTGAAGATGTAATAAACAATGGTCTATTATTTGATGGATCATCAGTAGCAGGATTTGTAGATATAAACGATAGTGACCTGCTGTTAAAACCGGACATATCCACCTTCTCTACATTACCATGGAGGCCTGAAGAAAAGGGTTCATGCAGATTTATCTGTGATGTATACCATACCGATGGAACACCATTTGAAGGTGACCCTAGGGGAGTCCTTAAAAAATCATTAAAACTAGCAGAAGAAAGAGGTTACCAATACAATATGGGGCCTGAACCTGAATTCTTCATAGTTGACGAAGATGAATATGGAAATCTGATTCCAGCGGATGAAGCAGATTATTTTGACGTGGAACCATTGGATTCCGGAACAGATTTAAGAAGAGAAATAGTACTGGGATTGGAACAACTGGACTTCAACATAGAAGTAAGCCATCACGAAGCTGCACCAGGACAACATGAAATAGACTTCAGATTCGCCGATGCAATGAAAACAGCCGATGCAGTAGTAACATTCAAACAGGCAATCAAGGCGTTTGTGGCTAACTTGGGTCATAAGGTAACCTTCATGCCAAAACCATTCTTCGGAGTAAACGGTAGTGGAATGCACTGTAACCAAAGTCTATTTAAAGACGGTAAAAACATATTCTATGATCCGGATACAGAAACACAATTGTCCCAGGAAGCATTATACTTCATAGGAGGATTATTAAAACATGCAAAAGCATTATCCGCAATATTATCCCCAACAGTAAATTCATATAAAAGACTTGTTCCGGGATATGAGGCACCATGTTACATCGCCTACGGACTTAAAAACAGGTCAACATATCTAAGAATTCCGGCATCTCGTGGATTAGGAACAAGAATAGAATGCAGATCACCTGATCCATCATGTAACCCGTATCTGGCATTTGCTGTATTGCTTGAAGCAGGTCTTGAAGGAATGGATAAAAAAATAGATCCTGGAGAACCAACAGAATTCAATGCATTTGAATATACTCCTGAGGAACTGGCCCAAAAAGGTGTCGATACATTGCCTACAAGTTTATGGGAAGCATATCATTCACTTGAAAAAGACGAAGTGGTTCAGAATGCTTTGGGTGAACATGTATATAATCAATTCTACAACATCAAACGTGCCGAATGGGATGATTATAGAATACAAGTATTTGACTATGAAAGAGAAAAGTTCTTAAACATATAA
- a CDS encoding formate--phosphoribosylaminoimidazolecarboxamide ligase, with product MGKVKKEDILSIVDSYDKSDITIATLGSHTALHILRGAKQEGFKTAVVCEKGKEVPYERFGVADEFIFVDEYKDIVNEEVQEQLKAMNAIVVPHGSFVAYAGLSNVEDKFNVPMFGNRDVLRWEAERDKERKMITESGIRMPMKYENPEDIDGAVMVKFPGARGGQGYFICSSYEEFQEKINEMKGRNWITDDDVKEAHIEEYVCGTNFCIHYFYSALKDEVEVLGMDSRYETNIDGIVRIPAQEQIEANLSPSYVVSGNHPVVIRESLLPQVFKNGDQLVETAKELVKPGMNGPFCLQCMVNDDREIVIFEMSARIDGGTNTFMNGSAYSYIQFGEPMSMGRRISREIKNAIEEDRLDVILT from the coding sequence ATGGGAAAAGTAAAAAAAGAAGACATATTATCAATCGTGGACAGCTATGACAAAAGTGACATTACCATCGCTACATTAGGTAGCCACACAGCTCTTCATATCCTAAGAGGAGCTAAACAAGAAGGTTTTAAAACAGCAGTCGTATGTGAAAAAGGAAAAGAAGTACCATACGAACGATTTGGCGTAGCCGATGAATTCATATTTGTAGATGAATATAAAGATATTGTTAATGAAGAAGTTCAGGAACAATTAAAAGCTATGAATGCTATCGTAGTTCCTCATGGTTCTTTTGTTGCATATGCAGGATTAAGCAATGTTGAAGATAAATTCAACGTACCAATGTTTGGAAACAGAGATGTTCTAAGATGGGAAGCTGAACGTGACAAGGAAAGAAAAATGATTACTGAATCCGGTATCAGAATGCCTATGAAATATGAAAACCCAGAAGACATAGACGGTGCAGTAATGGTTAAATTCCCAGGAGCCAGAGGTGGACAAGGATATTTCATATGTTCCAGTTACGAGGAATTCCAAGAAAAAATCAATGAGATGAAAGGAAGAAACTGGATTACTGATGATGATGTAAAAGAAGCACATATTGAAGAATATGTATGTGGAACAAACTTCTGTATCCATTACTTCTACTCAGCACTTAAAGATGAAGTCGAAGTGTTAGGTATGGACAGCAGATATGAAACCAACATCGACGGTATCGTAAGAATTCCTGCACAGGAACAAATCGAAGCCAACTTAAGTCCTTCATATGTTGTAAGTGGTAACCACCCAGTTGTTATCAGAGAATCCTTACTTCCACAGGTATTCAAAAACGGTGATCAATTAGTGGAAACTGCTAAAGAATTAGTTAAACCTGGTATGAACGGTCCATTCTGTTTACAATGTATGGTTAACGATGACAGAGAAATTGTTATCTTTGAAATGAGTGCCCGTATCGATGGTGGAACAAACACATTCATGAACGGTTCAGCATACTCATACATCCAATTTGGAGAACCTATGAGTATGGGTCGTAGAATCTCAAGAGAAATTAAAAATGCAATAGAAGAAGATAGATTAGATGTTATTTTAACATAA
- a CDS encoding preprotein translocase subunit Sec61beta, producing the protein MARKDKKTLPASGAGIVRFFDDETSGMKITPNQVVIATVIIALICIALRFTVNVGY; encoded by the coding sequence GTGGCACGAAAGGATAAAAAAACATTACCAGCTAGTGGTGCAGGTATAGTAAGATTCTTTGATGATGAAACTTCAGGAATGAAAATAACACCAAACCAAGTGGTAATAGCAACAGTTATAATTGCATTAATTTGTATAGCATTAAGATTCACAGTAAATGTGGGTTATTAA
- a CDS encoding sodium-dependent transporter translates to MTTYHYLRVLLCIVASYLSNPLLDKTLGCVIITAKNEYQWKNSFSFLMALIGAVIGLGNIWRFSYVLYSNGGGAFFIPYIISILIMGVPFLILEYGLGAKFKDSLSNILKTINPRFEIIGWIISFIIFLVLTYYIVLVGWDLIYFVLSFFKGWTSNPNNYFVNNIIIGTNDLSGMGTFVLPTLISTTFIWILTWLISHKSLDEGVSKVVNLLMPLLFIMMAIIVIYSFTLDGMDIGIRELLNPDWSYLGNINMWLAALGQTVFSLSIGQAIIVTYASYLPEKTKLIDNVLLVVVANSIFEIFTALGVFSILGFMVNESGISLNEIATSGTGLLFVVFPKIFNIIGDTAYVIGPLFFLAVFFAGLTSLLAFLEPLSLGISKKFLIPRKKAMTILCIFGFLLSLMYMTYSGNYVLGVVDGFLNDFVIILTVIIQTVIFAWLFDLEKLLPTLNKYSKIKVGRTWVNCIKYVLPIFLSILWVFGIIHLINTAHSSEIIIEVLFLLLIIIVPLILTILPSKKV, encoded by the coding sequence ATGACTACATATCACTATTTAAGAGTGCTTCTGTGTATCGTTGCAAGTTATTTATCAAATCCGTTATTGGACAAAACTTTAGGTTGTGTTATTATCACTGCAAAAAATGAGTATCAATGGAAGAATTCATTTTCATTTTTAATGGCATTAATTGGAGCCGTAATTGGTTTAGGCAACATCTGGCGTTTCAGTTACGTGTTATACTCCAATGGGGGTGGAGCATTTTTCATACCATACATAATTTCAATACTTATTATGGGAGTGCCATTTTTAATATTGGAATATGGATTGGGAGCAAAGTTCAAGGATTCGCTTTCCAACATTTTAAAGACCATTAACCCACGATTTGAAATAATCGGATGGATAATCTCATTTATCATATTCTTGGTACTTACATATTACATAGTGCTTGTTGGATGGGATTTAATATATTTTGTATTGAGTTTCTTTAAAGGATGGACGAGCAATCCCAATAATTACTTTGTCAATAATATAATAATAGGAACAAATGATTTGAGCGGTATGGGTACTTTTGTATTGCCTACACTTATCTCAACAACCTTCATCTGGATATTGACTTGGCTTATCTCACATAAATCATTGGATGAAGGAGTTTCAAAAGTAGTAAACCTCCTGATGCCCCTTTTGTTTATCATGATGGCTATAATAGTCATATATTCCTTTACACTTGATGGTATGGACATCGGTATCAGAGAACTGTTGAATCCGGACTGGAGTTATCTTGGAAACATCAACATGTGGCTGGCGGCATTAGGTCAGACCGTATTTTCATTATCCATAGGTCAAGCAATAATTGTAACTTATGCTAGTTATCTTCCCGAAAAGACAAAACTGATTGATAATGTACTGTTGGTTGTTGTAGCAAATTCCATATTTGAGATTTTCACTGCATTGGGTGTGTTTAGTATACTGGGATTCATGGTTAATGAAAGCGGAATATCATTAAATGAAATAGCTACAAGCGGTACAGGTCTTCTATTTGTCGTATTTCCTAAAATTTTCAATATAATTGGGGACACGGCATATGTAATTGGACCGTTATTCTTCTTGGCAGTTTTCTTTGCCGGATTAACTTCATTACTAGCGTTTTTGGAACCTTTGAGTTTGGGTATTTCCAAGAAATTTTTAATCCCACGTAAAAAGGCCATGACAATTTTATGCATATTCGGATTCCTGTTATCCCTGATGTACATGACATATTCTGGAAATTACGTTCTTGGAGTTGTAGATGGCTTCCTTAATGATTTTGTAATAATACTAACCGTTATCATTCAAACAGTAATATTTGCATGGCTATTTGATCTTGAAAAATTATTGCCTACATTAAACAAATATTCAAAAATTAAAGTAGGAAGAACTTGGGTTAACTGCATAAAGTATGTTTTACCCATATTTTTATCAATATTATGGGTTTTCGGCATTATTCATTTGATTAATACAGCACATTCATCGGAAATAATTATTGAGGTACTGTTTTTATTGTTGATTATCATAGTACCATTGATTTTAACTATTCTCCCCTCCAAAAAAGTATAA
- a CDS encoding heavy-metal-associated domain-containing protein, which yields MSEEVFIVEDMMCSACENTITKTLSNNENISNVNVDLETKEVTVEYDESKLDVEEILSSLDNVGFPATIKKKP from the coding sequence ATGAGCGAAGAAGTATTCATTGTAGAAGATATGATGTGCAGTGCCTGTGAAAACACCATTACAAAAACATTATCCAATAATGAAAACATATCCAATGTCAATGTAGACTTAGAAACAAAAGAAGTAACTGTTGAATATGACGAAAGCAAGTTAGACGTTGAAGAGATACTAAGTTCACTAGACAACGTTGGATTCCCTGCAACCATTAAAAAAAAACCATAA
- a CDS encoding molybdopterin dinucleotide binding domain-containing protein, translated as MDELDIIINTGSSVIQAFYEKKGSTLKDEYRQATAVAFMDQEDMELLSLNPRDKIDVITKWGEVTLFVDISHDAPHRGMIFIPKGPWSNIIVSPETYCCNIPTYKGIKGKIRKSDRQVLLVADLMRKTYNKYPSNNDQSLGQLPIYIKRG; from the coding sequence ATGGATGAATTAGATATAATAATCAATACCGGTTCAAGCGTCATCCAGGCTTTTTATGAAAAGAAAGGTTCAACATTAAAGGATGAATACCGACAAGCAACGGCAGTCGCATTTATGGACCAGGAGGATATGGAATTATTATCCTTAAATCCCAGGGATAAGATAGATGTTATCACGAAATGGGGTGAAGTTACCTTATTTGTTGATATATCACATGACGCACCACATAGGGGAATGATTTTTATTCCAAAGGGGCCATGGTCAAACATCATAGTCAGTCCTGAGACGTACTGCTGTAACATACCGACATATAAGGGAATAAAAGGTAAAATCAGAAAATCAGACAGGCAAGTACTACTGGTAGCTGATCTTATGAGAAAAACATATAACAAATATCCCTCAAATAATGACCAGTCATTGGGTCAATTACCAATTTATATA
- a CDS encoding 4Fe-4S binding protein, producing MTISVFADKCNGIDQCPESGVCIKICALNAISDSENMPLIDDENCFDCGLCVLNCPNGALSK from the coding sequence ATGACTATATCAGTTTTTGCTGATAAATGCAATGGGATAGATCAATGTCCAGAAAGTGGCGTATGCATAAAAATATGTGCATTAAACGCCATATCTGATAGCGAGAATATGCCTCTAATAGATGATGAAAATTGTTTTGATTGTGGATTATGTGTTCTGAACTGTCCTAATGGAGCATTATCCAAATAA